Proteins encoded in a region of the Solanum dulcamara chromosome 9, daSolDulc1.2, whole genome shotgun sequence genome:
- the LOC129904431 gene encoding pentatricopeptide repeat-containing protein At3g26540, giving the protein MGINAASVLNHIINGEPTTPRSSKGPPSSEAKALTTTIINHLRLGRLGKAVSVLFSAPIPFPFALYAHLFRICASKKAIVEVRKVESHLVSFAPTPPVFLLNRAIEAYGKCGCLVDARELFDEMPQRDGGSWNAMVTAYSQNGYAGKALGFFSDMHKSGVFAAEVTFAGVLASCASTLALWLSRQVHALVLKYGFGGNVILGSSIVDVYGKCSRMGDARRMFDEIERPNAVTWNVIVRRYLEMGNGKESVFMFFKMISLNTRPLTFTVSNALVACSSFRGFREGIQIHGLIIKINYEEAEVVSCSLIDVYAKCGDLVCARTIFDLLSPKNLIHWTSMVSGYAMSGKTRQARELFDRMPDRSIVSWNAMLTGYAHYSQWDEAMELILLMCNNTRDTDRVAISLILNVCAGLSDLELGKQVHGYMYRHGFYSDLCVANALLDMYGKCGNLRKARAWFYSMSHFRDMVSWNALLSSYARHRMSEEALAIFWEMLGEATPSKFTFATLLAVCANIFAREQGKQIHGFMIRNGYDLDIVIIGALLDMYSKCRCLDYALNVFIGTPVKDVALWNSLMLGCYYNKQSEAILKLFELMEEDGVKPDSTTFQAALLACISQGCVKLGEQYFNSLSRDYFIIPQLEHYESMIKLYGLHGFFDELEDFVTKMPFQPTAPMLTSVFDSSKEYNNTRLGKWAVRHLNLLKD; this is encoded by the coding sequence ATGGGTATAAACGCAGCTTCCGTCCTGAACCATATCATCAATGGCGAACCCACCACCCCCCGCAGCTCCAAAGGGCCACCATCTTCAGAAGCTAAAGCCTTAACCACCACAATCATCAACCATCTTCGTTTGGGTCGACTTGGAAAAGCTGTCTCTGTTTTATTCTCAGCTCCAATACCTTTCCCTTTTGCTCTCTATGCTCATCTCTTCAGAATCTGTGCATCAAAGAAGGCCATTGTTGAAGTCCGTAAAGTCGAGTCGCATTTGGTTAGTTTTGCTCCAACCCCACCTGTATTCTTGCTCAATCGAGCAATTGAAGCTTACGGGAAATGTGGGTGTTTGGTAGATGCAAGAGAGCTGTTTGATGAAATGCCTCAAAGAGATGGTGGGTCTTGGAATGCTATGGTTACTGCTTATTCACAAAATGGGTATGCTGGGAAGGCATTAGGATTTTTTTCTGATATGCATAAGTCTGGGGTTTTTGCTGCTGAGGTCACTTTTGCGGGCGTTCTTGCTTCTTGTGCCTCTACCTTGGCGCTTTGGCTTTCTAGACAGGTGCATGCCCTCGTTCTGAAATATGGTTTTGGTGGTAACGTGATTTTAGGGAGTTCGATTGTGGATGTGTATGGGAAGTGTAGTAGAATGGGTGATGCACGGAGaatgtttgatgaaattgagaGACCAAATGCTGTTACTTGGAATGTGATTGTTAGAAGGTATCTTGAGATGGGTAATGGAAAAGAGTCTGTCTTTATGTTTTTCAAAATGATTAGTCTAAATACGAGGCCGCTGACATTTACAGTCTCAAATGCTCTAGTTGCTTGTTCTAGTTTTAGAGGATTTCGTGAAGGAATTCAAATTCATGGATTAATTATCAAGATTAATTACGAAGAGGCTGAGGTTGTTTCGTGCTCTCTAATTGATGTGTATGCCAAATGTGGGGATTTAGTGTGTGCTCGGACAATTTTTGACCTGCTATCCCCTAAAAATTTGATTCATTGGACTTCTATGGTGTCAGGATATGCCATGAGTGGGAAAACCAGGCAAGCAAGGGAGCTTTTTGATAGGATGCCTGATCGCAGTATAGTTTCGTGGAATGCAATGCTAACAGGATATGCACATTATTCACAATGGGATGAAGCAATGGAGTTAATCCTTTTAATGTGCAATAATACGAGGGACACTGATCGTGTGGCTATAAGTTTGATCCTGAATGTTTGTGCAGGTCTTTCAGATCTTGAATTGGGGAAGCAGGTTCATGGATACATGTATAGGCATGGTTTCTACTCCGACTTGTGTGTTGCCAATGCACTTCTTGATATGTATGGGAAATGTGGGAACTTGAGAAAGGCTAGAGCTTGGTTTTACAGTATGAGTCATTTCAGAGATATGGTTTCTTGGAATGCTTTGTTGAGTAGCTATGCTCGTCATAGGATGAGTGAAGAAGCTTTAGCAATTTTCTGGGAAATGCTAGGAGAGGCGACGCCTAGTAAATTCACTTTTGCTACTCTCTTGGCGGTTTGTGCAAATATTTTTGCTCGTGAACAAGGTAAACAAATCCATGGGTTTATGATTAGAAATGGTTATGATTTGGACATCGTGATCATAGGAGCTTTGCTTGATATGTATTCCAAATGTCGTTGTCTTGACTATGCACTGAATGTTTTCATTGGGACTCCTGTGAAAGATGTTGCTCTCTGGAATTCTCTGATGCTGGGATGTTATTATAACAAACAAAGTGAAGCAATATTGAAATTGTTTGAGTTGATGGAGGAGGATGGAGTGAAGCCAGATAGTACTACCTTTCAAGCTGCACTGCTTGCATGTATTTCTCAGGGTTGTGTGAAATTGGGTGAACAATATTTCAATTCACTGAGTCgtgattattttattataccACAATTGGAGCATTACGAATCCATGATAAAGCTATATGGTCTGCATGGATTCTTTGATGAGCTTGAAGATTTTGTTACGAAGATGCCATTTCAACCCACAGCCCCTATGTTAACAAGCGTTTTTGACTCTTCCAAAGAATACAATAACACGAGGTTAGGAAAATGGGCTGTCAGACATCTTAATCTTCTGAAGGACTGA